Proteins co-encoded in one Daphnia carinata strain CSIRO-1 chromosome 3, CSIRO_AGI_Dcar_HiC_V3, whole genome shotgun sequence genomic window:
- the LOC130697476 gene encoding ecdysteroid-regulated 16 kDa protein-like yields the protein MANRLLLLILIALPSISYAEKLLSVAACQRGGNYGTGTIKEVRITPCPEALQRRPCVLKKGTNVTIEVDFTPTVGASQVTGRAFWANRMLELPLPNMNTNACATMTCPIQPNVMQTYRYVLPVSRGFPTRRYDVRWKLTASPFNMCFQFPIQILN from the exons GCAAACCGTTTACTCCTCCTGATTCTTATTGCCCTTCCCAGCATCAGCTATGCTGAAAAGCTTCTTTCGGTAGCCGCATGCCAGAGAGGAGGAA ACTATGGAACGGGGACTATAAAGGAAGTTCGTATCACTCCGTGCCCGGAGGCATTGCAACGCCGCCCCTGTGTATTGAAAAAAGGAACCAATGTTACTATCGAGGTTGATTTTACGCCAA CTGTCGGCGCGTCCCAAGTCACTGGAAGAGCCTTCTGGGCCAACAGAATGTTGGAACTCCCCTTGCCAAACATGAACACCAACGCCTGTGCCACTATGACTTGCCCGATCCAGCCGAACGTGATGCAAACTTATCGCTACGTTCTTCCCGTCAGTCGAGGATTCCCTACC CGCCGCTATGATGTAAGATGGAAATTGACTGCGAGCCCCTTCAATATGTGCTTCCAGTTCCCCATTCAGATCTTGAACTAA